Part of the Lagenorhynchus albirostris chromosome 19, mLagAlb1.1, whole genome shotgun sequence genome, ttaagaatccgcctgccaatgcaggggacatgggttcgagccatggGTTCTACATgcctcgcggcaactagagaaagcccacggaacgaagacccaacgcagccaaaaataataaataaataaaataaataatagatttttaaaaatgtgcaaggTAAGGACATAAGAAAACCCAGAAAATGATGGACACAGCGAGACATGGGGACAGACACTTTCAGAATGAAAACCAGGGAGGAGAGGCTCATTAATTCACAAACTATTTACGTTGGGCACAAGCTAGCGTGGGGGCAGCATGACATAAATATCTGCCCAGTGAATGACCCAGTTACACGGTAAGACGGAGACTCAGGAGAGAGACTGGGAGTATCTGAGAGAGACCTCTAGGTCAGGGGTGAAGGACAGAGAGAATATTAGAGGCTGAGAGGAACTGAAGccaagagacagaaagcaaagatGTTGACAGAGATACAGAGAGGCAAAGACACGATGAAATTGAAAGAAATCATGGCAAGAATAATATCAGGTGACCAATCAATGTACCTAGTGTTCAACTGAGGACAACAACAGCACCAGATAACATGTGCCAAAAAGTAACCCGGAGAGAGGGACAGAAACCCAGAAAGATGGAGAGACAGGGAAACACAGTGCGTGTGCTTAGGGCTCCAGGGGAAAGAAAGACAGATACAGTAATCAAAGAGGCCGGGACTCAAAGACCAAGGAACAGGGtcaaggaggagagaaggaaactgtGTTCCATCGTATGGTGATCTGGACTTTCAGATGGACACTTACCTGGTCCTGCTGCTCCTCTGCTTCAAGGTGTCCATTCATCTGCAGGCCCTCTGCTGTGTTATCACATCAGTAAGACCCTGGCCCTGGGTCGGAGGCCATGGGAAGGTGGTATGGACAAGGAGTCAGGCCTCATGGTGCAGGCCTGGCCTGTAGGAGCatgaagggcagaggaaaggaggccAAGCTAGCAGTGCTGCAGGGCTTCCACGAAAACAAGTGGACAAGTCAGCTTCATCACTGCCCCAACCAGTCCATCTGGTCCCATCCAGTAAAGGCTAATAACAGCAATAGACGCCCctttttgcagataaggaaagtaaggcacagagaagttacacgacttgccccaaatcacagagaggttgcccaaggtcacaccattAGTAAGTAGCAAAGCCAAGAATTGAATTCGGTTACAGATGGTATCACcatctttctgtctcttctcctccttGGATCTCtaccttccctctctttctaggTCTTCTAACTCCCCGGGTCACCATTTCGCCACCCTTGGTCTCTTTCCACTCCCCTTCTGGGTCtccattcctcctcctctttgaatctctgtctccctctgagtctctcctcccctctctttcAGGAGTTTTTTACTCATCCCTctctccaccccatcccccaagCCCCGGGGGCCTCAGTTTGCCTCCTCTGTGCTCCAGTACCTTGCACGTCCCTCAAACCGAACCCGCTGGGCCACTTGAATCTCTCGGCTGGGAAAAGCAGCCTCCAGGTAGCAGGGGCTGAGTAGGGTTCAGGGAAGGGCCatctgggggcagagggagaagctgaacCTAAAAGGTGGAAATACAGAATGCCATAGACTGGGCTGCATCAAGAAGATCTCGGATTAGACCTCAAGTAAGACTTCCCGAGCTGCGGCCGAAGCTGGGAAGCGCAGCACGAGATAAGGCAGATGTGAGCCTGATAAGGAAACGCCCAAAGCCTGAGGTCAGAGGTTTCCCGAGGTCCCGACTAGCCCCGCCAGCCCCGCCTCCTCACCTCCAATACTCGGCCCTCTAGGTCCTCCGGGAGCCACAGAGAGGCCTTCGGCGTCGGGCCAGAGCGTCACCGCACGACACGTCTTCCTAGCTCCGCGCGACATCTCTCTGGCTCCGAGATCCCCTTCTGCCGGAAGACTATCAAGAACAGGGACTGGATAGGGCCAGAGAGGCCTCCGACGTGCTGGCCCTTCCCTCCTTGGCGTAGCGCTTGTTCCCCTTTAGATGTTCCTCCACCCAATTCCGGAATCGCCCATCTAGCTGGTCCTCCGATTCACCATAGAGAGACATGAGTCAAGGTAGAGCGCCGCGTCGCGCCCGTGTGACGTCACGTAGGCGCCACTCGCTGAAGGCTTTCCCCGCCCATCCTAGTTCTGTTCTCTCTTTCCGGACCTGGCTAAGGAGGAGGCGCCATCATGGTGAGCGCGTTTTGCGGCGTTCGGGGCTTGATCATCCGCTGCCATCCGCCGCGGTCTCGCGCTGGGGACGTTCCACAGTGAGGCAGGGGTTCCGGGGTGTTCGAAGGAGGCGACTCCCGCTGTGGGGAGCTATTTTGGGAGCCCGAAGACCAGGAATGGGCGTTCTCAATCTCCCGCCCCTCCCATAATTCTGTATTATAGGTCCTATCGAATAGATGATCAAATCGAGGGGCAAGGAGGTTAAGTAATATGACCGGGGTCACAGTGCCAGTAAGTGGCGGAGCCAGGATTCGGACCCAGGCGCTGCTCCCACAGCCACTCTTGCCTGTGCTGTCCCTGGATCCGTCACTCCCCAGCCTGAAAAGCTGGGttctggggcggggtgggggggtgtcaaGCGTCCGGTGCCCTAGTGTGGGGGCCAGGCAGGCTTCCGTTCGAGTCTCAGTTCCCTACCCACCGTATCATCATTCCTGTGCGCAGAAAGCATCTGTTAATTGGAGACCCAGTAATTATGCCTCAAAGATGTGAGTTCGAGAAGAAATAAGTCAAAGGAAGTGCTCACCACGGGTCCCTACATACATTAAGTGCTGGATAAATGAGAACAATTAATAATTAGGTAGTTCTTTATAACTCATGACACAGCCTGAAAAACTTGGAGGAAAGCAGGCAGGGGATGTAGTGGAAATCGTGGGCTCCCTTCAGTTTTAGCACTACTGTGGGAAACGATACTTCATAAAGAGGTCGTTCTAGGGTTGGTCTGTGCAGAGTAAGTTCTAGAAAAAAGGGTCGTTTCCTTTATAAGAACTTGGAGTCTGCCCTTGGTTTAAATGTTTTTGATAACGCTCCACGCATGGGAGCAAGGTTTGGGAGCTTAAATAATACTTACGTTGTTGAAAAATATAGTTTCTAAAGAAGTAAAAACTTGGGTTAACGCGGCTGCTGTGTTAAGGTCTTTCACGGTGCTGTGTGCCGTGTGTTGAAGGCTTTTTGTGTAGAATTAGGcgttcccctccttttttttttttaaacaaagtcacTTGAGGCCCGGGGAGTTTTAAGTATTTTCCCAGAGGGTTCCCAGTGGTGATCTGGGATTTGTTGTCTCCAGAGACTGGGGCTGTAGCTGTTTCTTAGAGGTGAGGAATAACTGTTTATGGGGTGAGGAATCTGCCGGATCAGAGTTGGGTTCATGGTCTTCCCTTCACCCCTGCAGGGAGTTGACATCCGCCACAACAAGGACCGAAAGGTTCGACGCAAGGAGCCCAAGAGCCAGGACATCTACTTAAGGCTGTTGGTCAAGGTGAGGTTGGGGCCTAAGCCCTCTAGGCAAGGCCACCCTGGAGATATCAATACAAGTTCTAGAGCCTCCATGCTGGTATTGGTCCCGGGCTCCTTGCAGGGGCCTTCAGGGCAGGCTCAAATCTGTGCTGCTTTCCCTTAGCTTCTGGAGATTCCAGTGTTTTCAGCCTCTGGGCTggtttaccagtggggagggggatttTCTGGGTCCCTGGCCAGGAGGGACCTAGGCCAGCTCTTTCCCGTGGGCTTAACGGGATGGGGCAAAGCCCTAAGTCACTTCTTTGCCCCTTCGTTAGAAagctgagagggagggaggggggcgggTGGGCTGCCCCGGGTTTAATGCTCGTTTTCCTTCCCCTCCAGCTGTACAGGTTTCTGGCCAGGCGAACCAACTCCACCTTCAATCAAGTTGTGCTGAAGAGGTTGTTCATGAGTCGCAGCAACCGGCCACCTCTGTCCCTTTCCCGGATGGTGAGGGGCTGAGGCGGAGGGCATAGCCAGCCTGGGGAGCGACTGGATCGTGTCTGGAGCTGGACTTCGGGTGGAAGGGCGGGCTTGGAGCTCTCTGGTAGCGGCTTGGCTATCAGCTGGCTTAACCTCATCCAGTGGTGGGTGCAGAGCTCTGACCCTCTCATTGTAGCTGAATAGTGGGGGCATGGGACTGGCTTGGCCTCTtggtctcattttccttctcattgTGTGTGTCTGGGGGTGGGTTACAGTGGCTTTATGAGATCTTCCTGAGGTTtcaagttatagagcatcttctGTGTCAGAAGCTTTCTGTAGGAGAGAACCGTGGAGgaatctgtttgtattttctttggagattttCCCAGACTGGACCTGAGATTAGGCTTGTGCTAGCTTGAGAGGTGTGGCATGGGTAGGTTTAGCCCAAACGGGACACAACTGTTGGTTCTTGGGATGCCTGAATGGGTGGGATTGGATTTAACCACCACAAGGGACTTGTTTAATGTGCATTTCATCCCCACCGCCCCAGATTCGGAAGATGAAGCTTCCTGGCCGGGAAGGCAAAACGGCTGTGGTGGTGGGGACTATAACGGACGACGTGCGTGTCCAGGAGGTGCCCAAACTGAAGGTGAGCGGGGAGGGGGCTCAGGAGCGTGTTGGGTGGGTCACGGTGAGCTCCTGTGGACCCGGCTCAATTTCTCGTGCCGCCGGCAGGCTCATCTCACCTCTGGGTAAGGCAGGCGTCGTGCCTGGGTTgaagggtgggggggggttgtCCCTCACATTGTTGATAGCAGGTATCCCTGGACAAGCCCCTTCTGGGACCCAGCTGATGATACTCGCTCTGGACCCAGACAGCCAGAGTTCAGACCTGGATTTCTCTGCCACTTTGTAATCTCTGGACAAAGTCCTGgatttctttgtgcctcagtttccttatacaTAATAGCTTCAGGTTGCGGTGTTGAAGGGGTTTCTAGGAGTAAAGTGGTAAGAATGGCTGTCGTGAGCTCAGGAAGCTGCCTCCAGTAGTTGGTGGTGTGGTGATCGGGCCGAGGAAGCAGCTGGGACTCCTGCTGGGCCTGGGCAGTGGACAGGAAGTCCCAGCAGCCCCTGGGTCGCCCTCCAGGGGGCTCTGGCCACACCTGTCCTCTGTGTCCCCAGGTGTGTGCTCTTCGAGTGAGCAGCCGCGCCCGGAGCCGCATCCTCAAGGCAGGGGGCAAGATCCTCACCTTCGACCAGTTGGCGCTGGACTCGCCCAAGGGCTGTGGCACTGTCCTCCTGTCTGGTGAGTGCTGCTTAGTGGCTTGAGGGGGTCTGTAAAGAGCTGTGGGACTGCTAGCAGCCTTTACCTTGCCAGGCCTGGGCGGTCAGTGacactcccaccccccccccagatCAGCCTGAGCCAccgcttccttcccttccccaggtcCTCGCAAGGGCCGAGAGGTGTACCGGCATTTCGGCAAAGCCCCAGGAACCCCGCATAGCCACACCAAGTGAGTATACCTAGCCCTGGACCCCAGCCTGCAGGTCTAGGCGTTGCCACGCTTCCAGCTGCTTCTGTTTCTCCCACTAGTCTAGCCTCAGGTTTCTCTAGAATTCCCCCACCCTCTTACCCgcttttccttcaagactgcctAAAGTTCTGTTCCTCGGGTGTTGAGCTCCCTGCACAGCCAGCATCACAGATGCAGGCTTCCCAGGGCCTGTCCCCGTCTTTGTGGTGGGGCCTGCATTCTGTCCAGCGCTGGGGCGCCCAGGTGGATGGCCCCAGGGCCTAGTGCAGGCGCTTCAGCAGCCACTCCTGCCAGTGTTGCTTCCTGCGCTGCCAGGCTCTTCCAGCAGCGGACTTGGTGTCACCACTGACGCTGCTTGGGTTGAGCGAAGCCCCCTTCTGGTGTCCCTGTGCTTCTCTGTTAGAGCAAGCAGCTCTCTTCTGAGCTCCCAGCCAGACAGGTGGCGGGGGCGTCCCTCACTTGTCTGTAACGTGTGCCTCTTCtcatcctcccttctctctctgcagaCCCTATGTACGGTCCAAGGGCCGGAAGTTCGAGCGCGCCAGAGGCCGACGGGCCAGCCGTGGCTACAAGAACTAACCCCAGATCCTACCTTGTTATTAAAAAGATTTTGGATGCTAATGGCTTTTTGTGTATTATTGGGGaacggggttgggggagggagaggatcaGAACCGGCAGTGAGAACGCCTTTGTTTGGGGGAATGGTTGCCACGCCCCTTTCTGGGGAGACCAGCCTTTGGGGTGAACCCCTTCCGCTGTGCTGGGGGACCTGTGCTGGGGGACGGAGCCTACCGTCCCAGGTGTGTGTGGTCACTGCCCTAAGCCTGTTTGGCTCCCTTGGACCTCGCTGCACCGTTGGGACCTGGCAGCCATCTAAGGCCGAAGCCCCACCTCTTTCCCAGGTGTGTGGTGAAGCACCTGCTGTTTTCTCCAGTTAGCCGCGCCTACTCTTAAAGGAACCGCACTCCCCTCCCGGATCTCTGCTCGGGATGGCTGGCGGGGCTTGGACCAGGAAGTATAAATGGGGCGGGCCGCCGTGGCGGAGGGGGCACGTAAGAATAGGTGATGGGCTCCCCCTCCCCCGAAGCTTGAGTCAGGCGGGCTGTCAGTCTCTGGGCGAAGCCTGTTGAGTGTGTTCCTGGAGCTGGGACCTTACTGTcctctgtctccaggggcctgtgtCAGCCCTACCCCTGTGTTTGCACAAGGGGCCGtggtccccggatcccgggaagAAACCCGGTGAATAAGGCGAGGCGGCCGGAAGAGCCGCAGAAATGAAAGGAGGTCTCCAGGCCCTTGATCTGACTGTTCTCTGAAAAGGCAAGAGAAGGAGGGGTAGGGGTTGGAGACCTGGACGCAATGGGGGCgtctggggagggcaggagggagagggagtggcCTGGCTTTATTCCCCTTCTCTTTGCAGGGCTGGTCGCTGCGGTCTGGAGGAAGGGAGCAGACGGGGTGCTGGGATTGGAAGGAGGGCTGCTTGTTGGCAGGGATCAGGGGTCCACCCACCAGAGGCAGGGTCAGGATCCTCAAAGGGGCGTCTTGGGAGGGAGAGACGCAGGGTGTTCCTTGTTTAGGAATAAGTGGATGGTCCGATAGCAGGAGATAGTGGGATTAAGGCAGAAATCCAGGCTGGAGTCAGCATTGATTAGAGGACAGCCAGAAACAACCCGGTGGCCCAGGAGACAGGCAGGGGCAGCCGTCTGAGGAACTGTGGCTAGTTAGTCGGCCCCTCAGTCTAGATGGGCTGGTTCCATGATAATCAAACCCCCTGTAGAGGGCATCCACCACTGCAGCAGCCTGAGTGGGTGTGAACGCTCAGGGAGCAGAGTCCTCAACCGGCAGAGGAGACAGACCTAGTTCCCCAGCTGGGGAAGGTGATACCGAGGTTTAGGGCTGCAGTGCATTCTTCCGAGGCTGAGAGGGGAGATTCAAAGAGAAGTCTTCCGGGATGGTCAGCCCGTGAGCGCTGGTGAGCCAGCCAGCTGGTTGTCGGGAGAAACCGGTTCTAACGGAGCCAGCTGGGGGCCCCACTCGGCGGTCAGATACTGAGAGTGTCAGTTGGAAGCAATCGGTGTCTTCCAGACAGACAGCCAGAGAGGGTCGGTTAGATGTGCTGACTGCCAGGGAGAAACAGGCATCTCGCCCTGCCTTTAGTTAGGGACATTTGGGTGCTCAGAGACGGGCAGACAGCCTGTTGCCTGAAGATGGGGAAGTCAGCCTGAGCCAGCCGAAGGGTCAGTTGGGGCATCATGTAGCCAGCGGGCTGGAGGTGGCTGGTGTGTCGGGGAGCAGAGATGGGCAGCTGATGGATCGCACAGTTGGAGACAGTGTCAGGTGGTCAGCCTGACCAACACGCAGGGCCAGTCATAGGCTCAGCCAGACCATCAGAGGCTGGCAGGAAGCTCAGATGGCCGGTGGGCTGTTGGTCTGAGCAGAGCCACGCAGCCGGTGGTTAGTCACTTGGGCAGTCTGATTATCAGGACGGCAAGCCAGGGACAGTGCAGGGAGCCATTTGGACTTAGGGCTGTCCTGCCTTGCACGGCCACACAGACTCTGTCGGGAGACCCCCAGATGCTCAGTGCCCAGAGACGGCCAAGCCCTTGGACATCCAGCCTCTCCGTCCTCCCACCTGAACGGCCTGATGGCAGCCTCCCAGCTGGCAGCACTGGGAGGAACAGAGTCAGGGGCCGGGCAGCTGCCCCTGACCGAGGCCACTCCCAGCTTCCTGTATTCCGAGGGCCAGAGGCTGGCGCTAGAGGCTCTGCTGAGCCAGGGTGCGGAGGCGTTTGAGGCCTGCGTGCAGCGCGAGGGGCTGCGGCCCTTCCTGAGTGGAGATGAGCTCCGGGGCCTGGTGGCGACGGCTGAGGACTGGACAGCAGCGAAGCAGGAGCCTAGCAGGGCAGCAGAGGGAGCCACCGCCACCGATGGGGACTTGGGCAGCCTGACCTACTGGCCTGGACAGTCAGAGGAGCCGGTGCCCATGCTGCGGCTGGGCTGGCCGGAGGACTCAGCCTGGAAGGGTATCACCCGGGCACAGCTGTACACGCAGCCACCTGGCGAGGGCCAACCGTCCCTCAAGGAGCTGGTGCACCAGGAAATCCAGGCCGCCCACAAGGTGGGGGCCTCAAGGGCCTAGTGTCCCTTCCTCAGACCCGGTCATCCTCACATGCCACCCCCCAGATGTGGGAGTGAGTACACATCACTTGGGAGCCAGGCATTCTGAGCTGTGCCCTCCTGGAACTTGTGTGTCCACATCCCTGGAACCCAGGAATCcacacctcccagcccccaggactTGGGCATCCATACCCCCCAGATCTCATCCTCTCCCTCTTACATATGGGGGGGTCCCATCTTCTCCCCAGGACCTGGGTGCCTTAGGCATCCATGGCCCTTGGACCTACTTATGACCCCCCTGGTCTCAGTCATCTCCTCTACCACTTCCACCACCAGGGTGGAGGTCTCCATCCTCCTTTCGGGGAGGGCCCAGATGTCTCCCCTGCAGCACCCCCTggacagcacttttttttttaacagtttatttagttacatattttatttatttatttatttattttattttattttcaactgcgttgggtcttcattgctgctcacgggctttctctagttgcggtgagtgggg contains:
- the RPL18 gene encoding large ribosomal subunit protein eL18 is translated as MGVDIRHNKDRKVRRKEPKSQDIYLRLLVKLYRFLARRTNSTFNQVVLKRLFMSRSNRPPLSLSRMIRKMKLPGREGKTAVVVGTITDDVRVQEVPKLKVCALRVSSRARSRILKAGGKILTFDQLALDSPKGCGTVLLSGPRKGREVYRHFGKAPGTPHSHTKPYVRSKGRKFERARGRRASRGYKN